A stretch of the Procambarus clarkii isolate CNS0578487 chromosome 47, FALCON_Pclarkii_2.0, whole genome shotgun sequence genome encodes the following:
- the GatB gene encoding glutamyl-tRNA(Gln) amidotransferase subunit B, mitochondrial: protein MRIQTRLYTKCQNLLRHYSNFQYKPHLVRDHWEPVVGLEIHAQISSATKLFSRVSTRYGAPPNTQVGIFESAHPGTLPVLNRRCVEAGVKTALAFGCTVNKWSAFDRKHYFYPDLPAGYQITQLDYPLASNGKLEFVMYDLSRRKQTYRRSIELIQIQLEEDSGKSIHDKDNNRVLVDLNRAGQPLMELVFAPGLHNGEEAVAMVKEVALILTRIGTCNCRMHEGSLRVDANISVHRPDEPLGTRTEVKNLNSIRSLSKAVDFEIQRQINILESGGRIINETRSFDTLSNETISMRDKEVTQDYRFMPEPNLLPLRLHDSLEPTCQYDGSLDINDVRATMPELPEATRQRLMSDYEVTLENAILLVNNGDLLDYYMAAMAVSNRSSRLVCNLLLNNLMGFLNSINADIKDSPLSASAFGEIVDLQQSGQISNTVSNLVMNAICIEGDLRAPTQIVIDNNWFQLSAEDALEEIVDKVLSENGQLIEKYKKSKKKKKLFNVIVQRIKDASENRANMKIISDIVLKKLGS, encoded by the exons ATGAGGATTCAAACCAGACTATATACAAAATGCCAAAACTTGCTGAGGCATTATAGTAATTTCCAGTATAAGCCACATCTTGTTAG agATCATTGGGAGCCAGTAGTTGGATTGGAGATCCATGCACAGATCTCATCAGCAACCAAGTTATTCTCCCGTGTTAGTACCAGATATGGGGCTCCTCCAAATACTCAAGTTGGTATATTCGAATCTGCTCATCCCGGAACCTTACCA GTACTGAACAGGAGATGTGTTGAAGCAGGGGTAAAGACAGCTTTGGCCTTTGGATGTACTGTCAACAAATGGTCTGCCTTTGATCGAAAGCATTACTTTTACCCTGATCTTCCA GCTGGTTACCAGATCACACAGTTAGATTACCCATTAGCAAGCAATGGCAAATTAGAATTCGTCATGTACGATTTGTCTCGTCGTAAACAGACATATCGGCGTTCAATTGAACTAATACAAATTCAGCTTGAAGAGGATAGTGGCAAGAGCATTCATGACAAGGATAATAATAG gGTACTTGTGGATCTAAATCGAGCAGGCCAACCATTGATGGAACTTGTGTTTGCACCTGGACTGCATAATGGGGAAGAAGCTGTTGCCATGGTCAAAGAGGTTGCCTTAATTCTTACTAGAATAGGCACTTGTAACTGTCGGATGCATG AGGGATCTCTTCGAGTGGATGCAAACATTTCAGTTCACAGACCTGATGAACCTTTGGGAACCAGGACTGAAGTGAAGAATCTGAATTCCATTCGGTCTTTG TCGAAAGCAGTTGACTTTGAAATTCAACGCCAAATAAATATTTTGGAATCTGGTGGAAGAATAATCAATGAAACACGAAGCTTTGATACACTCTCCAATGAAACCATTAGCATGAGAGATAAAGAAGTCACTCAG GATTACCGCTTCATGCCTGAACCAAACCTGCTTCCACTCCGTCTTCATGATTCCTTAGAACCCACCTGCCAGTATGATGGATCTCTTGATATTAATGACGTTCGTGCCACAATGCCAGAGCTACCTGAAGCTACTAGACAAAGATTGATGAGTGATTATGAAGTCACTCTAGAGAATGCTATTTTGCTTGTA AATAACGGTGATCTTCTAGACTACTATATGGCAGCAATGGCAGTCTCTAACCGCAGCTCCCGTCTAGTTTGCAACCTTTTGCTTAATAACTTGATGGGATTTCTAAATAGCATCAATGCAGACATAAAAGATAG TCCTCTTTCAGCATCAGCCTTtggagaaattgttgacctaCAGCAGAGTGGCCAGATCTCAAATACTGTATCCAACCTGGTGATGAATGCCATATGTATTGAAGGAGACCTGCGAGCTCCTACTCAG aTTGTGATTGATAATAACTGGTTCCAGCTCTCGGCTGAAGATGCCCTGGAAGAGATTGTTGATAAGGTTTTGAGTGAAAATGGACAGCTG ATTGAAAAATACAAAAAgagcaagaagaagaagaaactgTTTAATGTCATAGTTCAAAGAATTAAGGATGCATCAGAAAACAGAGCTAATATGAAAATAATAAGTGATATTGTCCTGAAGAAGTTAGGCTCCTAG